Part of the Calditrichota bacterium genome is shown below.
ATAGACGCCGGCCGTTACCATAGTCGCTGCGTGGATCAGCGCGCTGACCGGCGTAGGACCGGCCATAGCATCGGGGAGCCAAACGTATAACGGGATCTGCGCCGACTTGCCGGTCGCTCCGACGAAGAGGCAGAGCGCAATCCAGAAGGCAACGGCCGGCGAAGCCGTAAAGACCGCCGCTCCAGCCTCGACTCCGGCAAATGAGAGCGTCCCAAAGGTGGTGAAGATCAGGAAGACCCCGATCAGGAAGCCGAAGTCGCCGATCCGGTTGACGATGAAAGCCTTCTTGCCCGCGGTCGCTTTGGCCTCGTCGGTGAACCAGAATCCGATCAGGAGATAACTGCAAAGCCCGACGCCCTCCCAGCCGATGAACATCAGCGGGTAACTATCGCCCAGCACCAGCATCAGCATGGAAAAGACGAAGAGGTTCAGGTAGGCGAAGAACCGGCTGAACCCCGGATCGCCGTGCATATAGCCGGTGCTGTAGATATGAATCAAGAACGAGACGCCGGTTACGATCAGGATCATCACCCCCGAGAGCGGGTCGAGCAATAGCCCGAACGGGATGACGAGGTCGCCCGCTGCCAGCCAGGTGAAATAGACCGGGTTGAAGCGGCTTCCCGAACCGCCGCCGGTCAGTTCCAGGAACGCGGCGACCGAGAGCGCGAAGGCGGCGCCGATGACGCCGGAGCCGATGACTCCGACGGCCTTGTTACCGAGCCGCTTCCCCCATAGGCCGTTGATGAAAAAACCGGCCAGAGGGAGCAGGAGGATGAGGTAGAGGTGTTCGGACATGGATATAGTGCCTGAGTGACTGAGTATCTGAGAGGATGGGTAGGTCGATAAATTACTCAGAATAATGCAAAAGGGTCGATATTAGGAGGTGCAGATTATTGTTGCCGTTCTTGGAGGGCGGACATTCCTGTCCGCCCTGATGAAGAGTTCCTATCGGGCAAGGGCGGACAAGAATGTCCGCCCTCCAAGTCAACTCTTTTCTGCACTGATTAATAAAAGTAATACAGATATCATTTGGGCTTCCTTCCACTGCCTTTCGTCTTCAGTCCACTTCCCACCGCAACTTGACGATCAGGTTGAAGCGGACATAACCGAGCGGGCCGAAGACGTCATTCGAGAATCCCTCGTCGGTCTCGCCGCCCCAGACGATCACCCCCGGCTCCAGTTCCCCGCCAATGATGAAATACTTGAACTGGATCGGATTCAAGCCCAGCCCGCAACTGAGGTCGAAGCCGTCAAGCCCGTCGGACTTGATGGTCTCGCCGAGGCTGATGATCGGGTTGCGATACTCCCATGTCATCCCGGTCATCTGAAAGCCGAGAAAGAGGTAGTTGCCGACGAAGGTGTAGTGCGG
Proteins encoded:
- the nuoL gene encoding NADH-quinone oxidoreductase subunit L — its product is MSEHLYLILLLPLAGFFINGLWGKRLGNKAVGVIGSGVIGAAFALSVAAFLELTGGGSGSRFNPVYFTWLAAGDLVIPFGLLLDPLSGVMILIVTGVSFLIHIYSTGYMHGDPGFSRFFAYLNLFVFSMLMLVLGDSYPLMFIGWEGVGLCSYLLIGFWFTDEAKATAGKKAFIVNRIGDFGFLIGVFLIFTTFGTLSFAGVEAGAAVFTASPAVAFWIALCLFVGATGKSAQIPLYVWLPDAMAGPTPVSALIHAATMVTAGVYMVARNSFLYALTPEVLSIVAWIGVLTALFAATIALVQNDIKKVLAYSTVSQLGYMFVGCGVGAYAAGIGHLMTHAFFKALLFLGAGSVIHAVEHAHHHAGYHGDPQDIRFMGGLRRRMRSTYWTFAVACFAIAGIPGLSGFFSKDEIIWKAFAGGHTAVGIIALIAAALTAFYMFRLLY